One segment of Daphnia magna isolate NIES linkage group LG2, ASM2063170v1.1, whole genome shotgun sequence DNA contains the following:
- the LOC116916103 gene encoding titin isoform X2, with protein MEIGDENLPPSVNSVKTESLVYAAPRSPGTVRSVLVAVNTSVNEAKIISDLGSGTTEEEKCEAVAADLDAEAWSERTAVITRYDHETHCNLARGFIADLADKVVEESWKQPDQTKENSNSLLLKKQKLFLPDLVPSVATSRPLTETVSESDEYESADEQPQLHNTLYLDSTVNPSTTFDASTPIDTTGWHLDFDSSRVAPLGDVTVDASLKDYSLPSVDAAPESLSQVPQALQEETDALGAIANFPARSSQLFSPSSGSDIDVSVVDSEADTLAAVTPNNPTNEVDIDLINQFERLVLSKQVLSKHSPATPTLNTTFPLNEDENTPIVAVNQTVSSVNEEKDNSILPANATQDILSTTRDLTAVNLDDSEFTSIVDQSEHSSFADLKGPKKNNLVSDSDNLLPIAEKQKIQIIEGQEAAGYIGEEYPVVEEEIGTGPEEEAVSSDIEEAGSVVVETSVGVVAETVPAVEEESVSEEKSAAVVQKEPVSVTEKEPVLVVKENPAPVVKEEPVSVKQEEPVAVANEEPVLVVKEEPVLVVEEELVPVAQEEPVPVAKEEPIPVAKEEPIPVVEEEPVPVVEEEPVPVVEEEPIPVVEEEPVPVVEEEPVPVVEEEPVPVVEEEPIPVVEEEPIPVVEEEPVPVVEEEPVPVVEEEPVPVVEEEPVQVVEEEPVPVVEEEPVPVVEEEPVTVVEEEPVPATEKESVSVVREEFLSVGEEKSVPAEEETSIPETEKEIVPVIAEETVSVVSVLEQESFSATEGESIPVADLVQIVGNKTIQVHEEQNPNLVGEEQISIKETIVPAIESQPSSSFENSDAIEPVDVNNSEVDTGLVEGDSTFSSVAEQTVLNAADKSSSTVASDIPSEEIQPSSAVENSEFTSSQDPDTNVVKPTSLPEEKPIVPKKGYDLSFLDRFDDLENATPSISQAKLLTQLSTPVTDYSASPVTEQQSKTVPVNVVEDQEVEVVETIDTTSQVDIEKETCVPVNSQESQSTEVRAQEEPFLEDKAADVSVHTNPEREVTEEEPLIVPKKGYDLSFLDKLEDLENAAPPDVGKGSQKPKMKENVATKDNIADPAEEQPALDSKPEKPAVSSPTKKAPVVRKPIRPRIARPAAPATATKPDAFEVEFAFDPNEDPFKPKKKLGASPTREGSPQNQSEANICNTHQVDNSEANNTVIESIPQSASPNPNTASARLSSEGTEQEEFRPAQEVFHDPSELDFLMQHGGTSHDIALARQSLFVKFDPLVTGRPSMFPSRPSDGGGDETILAEESTGRKSAGESLFLFSPPHASSAPKVEKVDSVEKSHPQECLMSSRNVTGDVLSLNEHKEALKLQELLFQDKLLQKEREILMKENEIHDFKSKFEATIEAQAQMRQIVGEYEKTISQLIAEKEREKANMETTLQNTIKERDQAIEDLKEVERAFSEFHRMYERNRTAAENLHKNEEALKKALAAYQERLQQEQHKYETLKLHAAQKLEGAQQEMENLKRNLEGESSRVKAQLKKTEMRLASVEQSLEQKSKENEELTTLCDELINKLGSNAK; from the exons ATGGAAATTGGAGACGAAAACCTGCCTCCATCTGTTAATTCAGTAAAAACAGAGAGTTTAGTCTATGCAGCACCTCGTTCTCCAGGAACAGTGAGATCAGTCTTAGTTGCAGTCAACACATCTGTTAATGAGGCCAAAATCATCAGCGATTTG GGTTCGGGGACTACCGAAGAAGAGAAATGCGAAGCAGTTGCCGCGGACCTGGATGCAGAGGCTTGGTCTGAACGGACGGCCGTCATTACCCGTTACGATCATGAAACCCATTGCAATTTGGCACGTGGTTTTATTGCGGATCTAGCCGACAAAGTCGTTGAAGAAAGCTGGAAACAACCTGACCAGACGAAAGAAAACTCCAATTCGCTGCTTTTGAAAAAACAGAAACTTTTTTTGCCCGATTTGGTGCCCAGTGTTGCCACTTCTCGGCCTCTCACCGAGACAGTCTCGGAATCGGACGAATACGAAAGCGCTGACGAACAGCCGCAACTTCACA ACACACTTTATCTGGATTCAACTGTCAATCCGTCGACGACCTTTGACGCGTCCACGCCCATTGACACTACTGGTTGGCATCTGGATTTTGACTCCTCACGCGTCGCCCCATTGGGCGATGTCACCGTTGATGCTAGTCTTAAAGACTATTCGTTGCCATCCGTAGATGCAGCACCAGAGAGTTTGTCCCAAGTACCTCAAGCGCTACAGGAAGAAACGGATGCATTGGGAGCAATTGCAAATTTTCCTGCCAGGTCATCGCAGCTGTTTTCACCTTCGTCTGGTTCCGACATTGACGTCTCAGTTGTAGATTCTGAAGCAGACACGCTTGCAGCGGTGACACCTAACAATCCGACGAACGAAGTGGATATTGATCTAATTAACCAGTTCGAACGTTTGGTGCTTTCCAAGCAAGTGTTATCTAAACATTCGCCGGCTACACCAACATTGAACACAACTTTTCCGTTAAACGAAGATGAAAACACGCCAATCGTTGCTGTGAATCAAACTGTTTCTTCTGTTAACGAGGAGAAAGATAATAGTATTCTTCCGGCGAACGCAACTCAAGACATCTTGTCAACGACTCGGGACCTTACTGCTGTCAATCTAGACGATTCTGAATTTACTTCGATCGTCGATCAGTCCGAACATAGCTCATTTGCTGATTTGAAAGGtccaaaaaagaacaatttaGTAAGCGATTCAGACAATCTTTTGCCAATCgctgagaaacaaaaaatccaaatTATCGAAGGGCAAGAAGCTGCAGGTTATATAGGAGAAGAATATCCTGTAGTAGAAGAGGAAATAGGTACAGGGCCTGAAGAAGAAGCTGTTTCGTCCGATATAGAAGAAGCTGGCTCAGTTGTCGTAGAAACAAGTGTGGGTGTCGTGGCAGAAACCGTTCCAGCCGTCGAAGAAGAAAGCGTTTCTGAGGAGAAATCCGCCGCTGTGGTGCAAAAAGAACCCGTTTCAGTCACTGAAAAAGAACCCGTTCTGGTTGTAAAAGAAAATCCCGCTCCAGTCGTAAAAGAAGAACCCGTTTCAGTCAAACAAGAGGAACCCGTTGCAGTTGCAAACGAAGAACCTGTTCTGGTCGTGAAAGAAGAGCCCGTTCTAGTCGTGGAAGAGGAGCTCGTTCCAGTCGCACAAGAAGAACCCGTTCCAGTCGCAAAAGAAGAACCTATTCCAGTCGCAAAAGAAGAACCTATTCCAGTCGTAGAAGAGGAGCCCGTTCCAGTCGTGGAAGAGGAGCCCGTTCCAGTCGTGGAAGAAGAACCTATTCCAGTCGTGGAAGAGGAGCCCGTTCCAGTCGTGGAAGAGGAGCCCGTTCCAGTCGTGGAAGAGGAGCCCGTTCCAGTCGTGGAAGAGGAGCCCATTCCAGTCGTGGAAGAAGAACCTATTCCAGTCGTGGAAGAGGAGCCCGTTCCAGTCGTGGAAGAGGAGCCCGTTCCAGTCGTGGAAGAGGAGCCCGTTCCAGTCGTGGAAGAGGAGCCCGTTCAAGTCGTGGAAGAGGAGCCCGTTCCAGTCGTGGAAGAGGAGCCCGTTCCAGTCGTGGAAGAAGAGCCCGTTACAGTCGTGGAAGAGGAGCCCGTTCCAGCCACCGAAAAGGAAAGCGTTTCGGTCGTAAGAGAGGAATTTCTTTCGGTTGGTGAAGAGAAAAGCGTTCCAGCCGAAGAAGAGACATCTATTCCagaaactgaaaaagaaatcgtTCCAGTTATTGCCGAGGAAACCGTTTCAGTCGTTTCAGTTCTGGAACAAGAGTCTTTCTCAGCAACTGAAGGTGAATCCATCCCAGTCGCTGATCTTGTGCAAATTGTCGGAAACAAAACCATTCAAGTCCACGAAGAGCAAAACCCAAACCTTGTGGGTGAGGAACAAATTTCAATTAAAGAAACAATAGTTCCGGCCATTGAAAGCCAGCCATCGAGTTCGTTTGAGAACAGCGACGCCATAGAACCGGTAGATGTCAATAACAGTGAAGTTGACACCGGTCTAGTTGAAGGCGATTCTACCTTTTCATCCGTAGCTGAACAAACTGTCCTGAACGCAGCTGACAAGAGCAGCTCCACCGTAGCTAGCGATATCCCTAGCGAAGAAATTCAACCGTCCTCCGCGGTTGAAAACTCAGAATTTACCTCGTCTCAAGACCCTGACACAAACGTAGTGAAACCAACAAGTCTACCCGAAGAGAAGCCCATTGTACCAAAAAAAGGGtacgacctcagttttttggATCGCTTTGACGATCTAGAGAACGCCACTCCATCTATTAGTCAAGCCAAACTCCTTACACAACTCTCGACCCCGGTTACTGACTACTCTGCTTCCCCAG TTACTGAACAGCAATCGAAAACCGTTCCGGTTAACGTAGTTGAAGATCAAGAGGTGGAAGTGGTTGAAACTATTGACACGACATCCCAAGTGGATATCGAAAAAGAAACGTGTGTTCCTGTGAATTCGCAAG AATCCCAGTCAACGGAAGTGCGTGCCCAAGAAGAACCTTTCTTAGAAGATAAGGCAGCAGACGTTTCAGTACATACAAACCCAGAGCGAGAAGTCACTGAAGAAGAACCTCTGATTGTACCCAAAAAAGGTTACGACTTGAGCTTCTTGGACAAACTGGAAGACTTGGAAAACGCCGCACCTCCCGACGTTGGCAAAG GATCTCAAAAACCCAAAATGAAGGAAAATGTGGCAACCAAAGACAATATCGCTGATCCAGCAGAAGAGCAGCCAGCGCTGGACAGCAAACCAGAAAAACCAGCTGTGTCAAGCCCAACCAAAAAGGCGCCAGTTGTTCGAAAACCCATCCGTCCTAGAATCGCGCGACCTGCAGCCCCTGCCACCGCCACCAAACCAGATGCATTTGAAGTAGAATTTGCTTTTGATCCTAACGAAGATCCGTTCAAACCCAAGAAGAAATTAGGAGCCTCCCCCACCAGAGAAGGTAGCCCGCAAAACCAATCGGAAGCCAATATCTGCAATACCCACCAAGTC GATAACTCTGAAGCCAATAACACTGTGATCGAAAGCATTCCTCAATCGGCGTCGCCGAATCCAAATACGGCCAGTGCGCGACTGTCAAGCGAAGGTACTGAACAAGAAGAATTCCGACCCGCCCAGGAAGTCTTTCACGATCCATCCGAGCTGGATTTCCTCATGCAGCATGGTGGTACCTCGCATGATATTGCTTTGGCCAGGCAATCGCTTTTTGTCAAGTTTGATCCACTTGTCACGGGAAGGCCTAGCATGTTTCCATCTCGCCCCTCTGATGGTG GTGGGGATGAGACGATTCTAGCGGAAGAATCTACGGGTCGTAAATCTGCGGGAGAAAGTTTATTCCTTTTCAGTCCACCACACGCTTCAAGTGCACCCAAAGTAGAAAAAGTTGATTCGGTTGAAAAATCCCATCCACAAGAGTGCTTAATGTCCAGCCGAAATGTGACAGGAGATGTTTTGAGTCTTAATGAACACAAGGAAGCATTGAAATTGCAGGAGTTGTTGTTCCAAGACAAGTTGCTTCAAAAGGAACGTGAAATTctaatgaaagaaaatgaaattcacgatttcaaatcaaaatttgagGCCACTATTGAAGCTCAAGCCCAGATGAG ACAAATTGTCGGTGAATATGAGAAGACCATATCTCAATTAATTGCTGAAAAGGAGAGGGAAAAGGCGAACATGGAGACCACCCTGCAAAATACTATAAAGGAGAGAGATCAAGCGATCGAAGATTTAAAAGAAGTGGAGCGTGCTTTTAGCGAATTTCATCGAATGTACGAAAGGAATCGTACCGCAGCTGAGAATTTGCATAAGAACGAAGAAGCTTTAAAGAAAGCTTTAGCAGCCTACCAGGAAAGGTTGCAACAAGAGCAACACAAATACGAAACGCTAAAGCTGCATGCCGCTCAGAAATTGGAAGG aGCTCAACAAGAAATGGAGAATTTGAAGCGTAATCTTGAAGGCGAGAGTTCTCGTGTAAAGGCTCAACTCAAGAAAACTGAGATGAGATTGGCGTCGGTCGAGCAAAGTCTGGAACAGAAATCCAAAGAGAATGAGGAGCTAACCACATTGTGCGACGAACTCATTAATAAGTTGGGATCTAATGCTAAGTAA
- the LOC116916103 gene encoding titin isoform X4: protein MEIGDENLPPSVNSVKTESLVYAAPRSPGTVRSVLVAVNTSVNEAKIISDLGSGTTEEEKCEAVAADLDAEAWSERTAVITRYDHETHCNLARGFIADLADKVVEESWKQPDQTKENSNSLLLKKQKLFLPDLVPSVATSRPLTETVSESDEYESADEQPQLHNTLYLDSTVNPSTTFDASTPIDTTGWHLDFDSSRVAPLGDVTVDASLKDYSLPSVDAAPESLSQVPQALQEETDALGAIANFPARSSQLFSPSSGSDIDVSVVDSEADTLAAVTPNNPTNEVDIDLINQFERLVLSKQVLSKHSPATPTLNTTFPLNEDENTPIVAVNQTVSSVNEEKDNSILPANATQDILSTTRDLTAVNLDDSEFTSIVDQSEHSSFADLKGPKKNNLVSDSDNLLPIAEKQKIQIIEGQEAAGYIGEEYPVVEEEIGTGPEEEAVSSDIEEAGSVVVETSVGVVAETVPAVEEESVSEEKSAAVVQKEPVSVTEKEPVLVVKENPAPVVKEEPVSVKQEEPVAVANEEPVLVVKEEPVLVVEEELVPVAQEEPVPVAKEEPIPVAKEEPIPVVEEEPVPVVEEEPVPVVEEEPIPVVEEEPVPVVEEEPVPVVEEEPVPVVEEEPIPVVEEEPIPVVEEEPVPVVEEEPVPVVEEEPVPVVEEEPVQVVEEEPVPVVEEEPVPVVEEEPVTVVEEEPVPATEKESVSVVREEFLSVGEEKSVPAEEETSIPETEKEIVPVIAEETVSVVSVLEQESFSATEGESIPVADLVQIVGNKTIQVHEEQNPNLVGEEQISIKETIVPAIESQPSSSFENSDAIEPVDVNNSEVDTGLVEGDSTFSSVAEQTVLNAADKSSSTVASDIPSEEIQPSSAVENSEFTSSQDPDTNVVKPTSLPEEKPIVPKKGYDLSFLDRFDDLENATPSISQAKLLTQLSTPVTDYSASPVTEQQSKTVPVNVVEDQEVEVVETIDTTSQVDIEKETCVPVNSQESQSTEVRAQEEPFLEDKAADVSVHTNPEREVTEEEPLIVPKKGYDLSFLDKLEDLENAAPPDVGKGSQKPKMKENVATKDNIADPAEEQPALDSKPEKPAVSSPTKKAPVVRKPIRPRIARPAAPATATKPDAFEVEFAFDPNEDPFKPKKKLGASPTREGSPQNQSEANICNTHQVDNSEANNTVIESIPQSASPNPNTASARLSSEGTEQEEFRPAQEVFHDPSELDFLMQHGGTSHDIALARQSLFVKFDPLVTGRPSMFPSRPSDGGDETILAEESTGRKSAGESLFLFSPPHASSAPKVEKVDSVEKSHPQECLMSSRNVTGDVLSLNEHKEALKLQELLFQDKLLQKEREILMKENEIHDFKSKFEATIEAQAQMRQIVGEYEKTISQLIAEKEREKANMETTLQNTIKERDQAIEDLKEVERAFSEFHRMYERNRTAAENLHKNEEALKKALAAYQERLQQEQHKYETLKLHAAQKLEGAQQEMENLKRNLEGESSRVKAQLKKTEMRLASVEQSLEQKSKENEELTTLCDELINKLGSNAK, encoded by the exons ATGGAAATTGGAGACGAAAACCTGCCTCCATCTGTTAATTCAGTAAAAACAGAGAGTTTAGTCTATGCAGCACCTCGTTCTCCAGGAACAGTGAGATCAGTCTTAGTTGCAGTCAACACATCTGTTAATGAGGCCAAAATCATCAGCGATTTG GGTTCGGGGACTACCGAAGAAGAGAAATGCGAAGCAGTTGCCGCGGACCTGGATGCAGAGGCTTGGTCTGAACGGACGGCCGTCATTACCCGTTACGATCATGAAACCCATTGCAATTTGGCACGTGGTTTTATTGCGGATCTAGCCGACAAAGTCGTTGAAGAAAGCTGGAAACAACCTGACCAGACGAAAGAAAACTCCAATTCGCTGCTTTTGAAAAAACAGAAACTTTTTTTGCCCGATTTGGTGCCCAGTGTTGCCACTTCTCGGCCTCTCACCGAGACAGTCTCGGAATCGGACGAATACGAAAGCGCTGACGAACAGCCGCAACTTCACA ACACACTTTATCTGGATTCAACTGTCAATCCGTCGACGACCTTTGACGCGTCCACGCCCATTGACACTACTGGTTGGCATCTGGATTTTGACTCCTCACGCGTCGCCCCATTGGGCGATGTCACCGTTGATGCTAGTCTTAAAGACTATTCGTTGCCATCCGTAGATGCAGCACCAGAGAGTTTGTCCCAAGTACCTCAAGCGCTACAGGAAGAAACGGATGCATTGGGAGCAATTGCAAATTTTCCTGCCAGGTCATCGCAGCTGTTTTCACCTTCGTCTGGTTCCGACATTGACGTCTCAGTTGTAGATTCTGAAGCAGACACGCTTGCAGCGGTGACACCTAACAATCCGACGAACGAAGTGGATATTGATCTAATTAACCAGTTCGAACGTTTGGTGCTTTCCAAGCAAGTGTTATCTAAACATTCGCCGGCTACACCAACATTGAACACAACTTTTCCGTTAAACGAAGATGAAAACACGCCAATCGTTGCTGTGAATCAAACTGTTTCTTCTGTTAACGAGGAGAAAGATAATAGTATTCTTCCGGCGAACGCAACTCAAGACATCTTGTCAACGACTCGGGACCTTACTGCTGTCAATCTAGACGATTCTGAATTTACTTCGATCGTCGATCAGTCCGAACATAGCTCATTTGCTGATTTGAAAGGtccaaaaaagaacaatttaGTAAGCGATTCAGACAATCTTTTGCCAATCgctgagaaacaaaaaatccaaatTATCGAAGGGCAAGAAGCTGCAGGTTATATAGGAGAAGAATATCCTGTAGTAGAAGAGGAAATAGGTACAGGGCCTGAAGAAGAAGCTGTTTCGTCCGATATAGAAGAAGCTGGCTCAGTTGTCGTAGAAACAAGTGTGGGTGTCGTGGCAGAAACCGTTCCAGCCGTCGAAGAAGAAAGCGTTTCTGAGGAGAAATCCGCCGCTGTGGTGCAAAAAGAACCCGTTTCAGTCACTGAAAAAGAACCCGTTCTGGTTGTAAAAGAAAATCCCGCTCCAGTCGTAAAAGAAGAACCCGTTTCAGTCAAACAAGAGGAACCCGTTGCAGTTGCAAACGAAGAACCTGTTCTGGTCGTGAAAGAAGAGCCCGTTCTAGTCGTGGAAGAGGAGCTCGTTCCAGTCGCACAAGAAGAACCCGTTCCAGTCGCAAAAGAAGAACCTATTCCAGTCGCAAAAGAAGAACCTATTCCAGTCGTAGAAGAGGAGCCCGTTCCAGTCGTGGAAGAGGAGCCCGTTCCAGTCGTGGAAGAAGAACCTATTCCAGTCGTGGAAGAGGAGCCCGTTCCAGTCGTGGAAGAGGAGCCCGTTCCAGTCGTGGAAGAGGAGCCCGTTCCAGTCGTGGAAGAGGAGCCCATTCCAGTCGTGGAAGAAGAACCTATTCCAGTCGTGGAAGAGGAGCCCGTTCCAGTCGTGGAAGAGGAGCCCGTTCCAGTCGTGGAAGAGGAGCCCGTTCCAGTCGTGGAAGAGGAGCCCGTTCAAGTCGTGGAAGAGGAGCCCGTTCCAGTCGTGGAAGAGGAGCCCGTTCCAGTCGTGGAAGAAGAGCCCGTTACAGTCGTGGAAGAGGAGCCCGTTCCAGCCACCGAAAAGGAAAGCGTTTCGGTCGTAAGAGAGGAATTTCTTTCGGTTGGTGAAGAGAAAAGCGTTCCAGCCGAAGAAGAGACATCTATTCCagaaactgaaaaagaaatcgtTCCAGTTATTGCCGAGGAAACCGTTTCAGTCGTTTCAGTTCTGGAACAAGAGTCTTTCTCAGCAACTGAAGGTGAATCCATCCCAGTCGCTGATCTTGTGCAAATTGTCGGAAACAAAACCATTCAAGTCCACGAAGAGCAAAACCCAAACCTTGTGGGTGAGGAACAAATTTCAATTAAAGAAACAATAGTTCCGGCCATTGAAAGCCAGCCATCGAGTTCGTTTGAGAACAGCGACGCCATAGAACCGGTAGATGTCAATAACAGTGAAGTTGACACCGGTCTAGTTGAAGGCGATTCTACCTTTTCATCCGTAGCTGAACAAACTGTCCTGAACGCAGCTGACAAGAGCAGCTCCACCGTAGCTAGCGATATCCCTAGCGAAGAAATTCAACCGTCCTCCGCGGTTGAAAACTCAGAATTTACCTCGTCTCAAGACCCTGACACAAACGTAGTGAAACCAACAAGTCTACCCGAAGAGAAGCCCATTGTACCAAAAAAAGGGtacgacctcagttttttggATCGCTTTGACGATCTAGAGAACGCCACTCCATCTATTAGTCAAGCCAAACTCCTTACACAACTCTCGACCCCGGTTACTGACTACTCTGCTTCCCCAG TTACTGAACAGCAATCGAAAACCGTTCCGGTTAACGTAGTTGAAGATCAAGAGGTGGAAGTGGTTGAAACTATTGACACGACATCCCAAGTGGATATCGAAAAAGAAACGTGTGTTCCTGTGAATTCGCAAG AATCCCAGTCAACGGAAGTGCGTGCCCAAGAAGAACCTTTCTTAGAAGATAAGGCAGCAGACGTTTCAGTACATACAAACCCAGAGCGAGAAGTCACTGAAGAAGAACCTCTGATTGTACCCAAAAAAGGTTACGACTTGAGCTTCTTGGACAAACTGGAAGACTTGGAAAACGCCGCACCTCCCGACGTTGGCAAAG GATCTCAAAAACCCAAAATGAAGGAAAATGTGGCAACCAAAGACAATATCGCTGATCCAGCAGAAGAGCAGCCAGCGCTGGACAGCAAACCAGAAAAACCAGCTGTGTCAAGCCCAACCAAAAAGGCGCCAGTTGTTCGAAAACCCATCCGTCCTAGAATCGCGCGACCTGCAGCCCCTGCCACCGCCACCAAACCAGATGCATTTGAAGTAGAATTTGCTTTTGATCCTAACGAAGATCCGTTCAAACCCAAGAAGAAATTAGGAGCCTCCCCCACCAGAGAAGGTAGCCCGCAAAACCAATCGGAAGCCAATATCTGCAATACCCACCAAGTC GATAACTCTGAAGCCAATAACACTGTGATCGAAAGCATTCCTCAATCGGCGTCGCCGAATCCAAATACGGCCAGTGCGCGACTGTCAAGCGAAGGTACTGAACAAGAAGAATTCCGACCCGCCCAGGAAGTCTTTCACGATCCATCCGAGCTGGATTTCCTCATGCAGCATGGTGGTACCTCGCATGATATTGCTTTGGCCAGGCAATCGCTTTTTGTCAAGTTTGATCCACTTGTCACGGGAAGGCCTAGCATGTTTCCATCTCGCCCCTCTGATG GTGGGGATGAGACGATTCTAGCGGAAGAATCTACGGGTCGTAAATCTGCGGGAGAAAGTTTATTCCTTTTCAGTCCACCACACGCTTCAAGTGCACCCAAAGTAGAAAAAGTTGATTCGGTTGAAAAATCCCATCCACAAGAGTGCTTAATGTCCAGCCGAAATGTGACAGGAGATGTTTTGAGTCTTAATGAACACAAGGAAGCATTGAAATTGCAGGAGTTGTTGTTCCAAGACAAGTTGCTTCAAAAGGAACGTGAAATTctaatgaaagaaaatgaaattcacgatttcaaatcaaaatttgagGCCACTATTGAAGCTCAAGCCCAGATGAG ACAAATTGTCGGTGAATATGAGAAGACCATATCTCAATTAATTGCTGAAAAGGAGAGGGAAAAGGCGAACATGGAGACCACCCTGCAAAATACTATAAAGGAGAGAGATCAAGCGATCGAAGATTTAAAAGAAGTGGAGCGTGCTTTTAGCGAATTTCATCGAATGTACGAAAGGAATCGTACCGCAGCTGAGAATTTGCATAAGAACGAAGAAGCTTTAAAGAAAGCTTTAGCAGCCTACCAGGAAAGGTTGCAACAAGAGCAACACAAATACGAAACGCTAAAGCTGCATGCCGCTCAGAAATTGGAAGG aGCTCAACAAGAAATGGAGAATTTGAAGCGTAATCTTGAAGGCGAGAGTTCTCGTGTAAAGGCTCAACTCAAGAAAACTGAGATGAGATTGGCGTCGGTCGAGCAAAGTCTGGAACAGAAATCCAAAGAGAATGAGGAGCTAACCACATTGTGCGACGAACTCATTAATAAGTTGGGATCTAATGCTAAGTAA